The Streptomyces spororaveus genome includes a region encoding these proteins:
- a CDS encoding ROK family transcriptional regulator has translation MAGDSRAAANAAAVLRTVLDHGPVARSAIAPLCGLSPAAVSRQTTGLLRAGLLRELPGPGGGVGRPRIPLDLHTGAVGGPVAAGLHIGVPHSTFSLVDLRGQLLARRSFPHEGRPADGLSAAIASGLRRFLHAHESGRPLLGVGAALGGWVGPDEGTVVRHPALGWTRKPLAAELSTALGLPVRVDNHARAVARAEILFGRPEARRSLVHLFIGRVVDAAFGIEGTVHQGPGAAAGDVAHLPVPRSAAACACGRTGCLEATASDTALGAEAVRRGIVPDPSVNLLVDAAATGDPRADRLLRERARAVGRAAALLLDVFNPAVMVVTELASVLDEGYLEEIRAAAMELSHVCDDPERIVVPHAGPAVLPEAAATVLLSQVFQDPFGTAREGEITPTGMVPAERAPLHSSHDGPA, from the coding sequence ATGGCCGGTGACAGCCGGGCCGCCGCCAATGCCGCCGCCGTGCTGCGGACGGTGCTCGACCACGGCCCGGTCGCCCGCAGCGCGATCGCCCCGCTGTGCGGGCTGAGCCCCGCCGCCGTGTCCCGGCAGACCACCGGCCTGCTCCGCGCCGGGCTGCTGCGCGAGCTGCCCGGGCCCGGCGGCGGCGTGGGCCGGCCGCGGATCCCGCTGGACCTGCACACCGGCGCCGTCGGCGGGCCGGTCGCGGCCGGGCTGCACATCGGGGTGCCGCATTCGACCTTCAGCCTCGTCGACCTGCGGGGGCAGCTGCTCGCCCGCCGGAGCTTCCCGCACGAGGGGCGCCCCGCGGACGGGCTGTCCGCCGCGATCGCCTCCGGACTGCGCCGCTTCCTCCACGCCCACGAATCCGGGCGGCCCCTTCTCGGGGTCGGCGCGGCCCTGGGCGGATGGGTCGGCCCGGACGAGGGGACCGTCGTACGGCACCCCGCGCTGGGATGGACCCGCAAGCCGCTCGCCGCCGAGCTGTCGACCGCGCTCGGGCTGCCGGTACGGGTCGACAACCACGCCCGGGCCGTCGCACGGGCCGAGATCCTCTTCGGCCGGCCCGAGGCCCGCCGGAGCCTGGTGCACCTGTTCATCGGCCGCGTGGTCGACGCCGCCTTCGGGATCGAGGGCACCGTCCACCAGGGTCCGGGCGCGGCCGCCGGCGACGTGGCCCACCTGCCGGTGCCGCGGTCGGCCGCCGCGTGCGCGTGCGGGCGTACCGGCTGCCTGGAGGCGACCGCGTCCGACACCGCGCTCGGCGCCGAGGCCGTGCGCCGGGGCATCGTGCCGGACCCGTCGGTCAACCTGCTGGTGGACGCGGCGGCCACCGGCGACCCGCGCGCCGACCGGCTGCTGCGCGAGCGCGCCCGCGCGGTGGGCCGCGCGGCGGCCCTTCTGTTGGATGTCTTCAATCCGGCGGTCATGGTCGTGACCGAGCTGGCGAGCGTCCTCGACGAGGGATATCTGGAGGAGATCCGGGCCGCCGCGATGGAGCTCTCGCACGTCTGCGACGATCCCGAGCGGATCGTGGTCCCGCACGCGGGGCCCGCCGTACTCCCCGAGGCGGCGGCAACCGTGCTGCTCAGCCAGGTGTTCCAGGATCCCTTCGGCACGGCCCGAGAGGGCGAGATCACACCCACCGGTATGGTGCCAGCTGAGCGCGCTCCCCTACATTCGAGCCATGACGGTCCTGCCTGA
- a CDS encoding TauD/TfdA dioxygenase family protein, which yields MATALTTATTTVTKIGGRIGAEIGGVRLGGDLPDGTVAEIRSALLAHKVVFFRGQDHLDEAGHEAFAQLLGAPVAHPTVPSADGRYALGIDSHHGARANQWHTDVTFVPAYPAFSILRAVTIPPYGGNTLWANTATAYSNLPAPLRALADSLRAVHSNEYDYAALKPDALPEALAQYREVFTSTKFLTEHPVVRVHPETGERTLLLGNFVQRINGLTGRDSRTLQDLFQSHIESPENTVRWQWRAGDVAIWDNRATQHYGVDDSDDHERTLRRVTVDGDVPVGPDGEPSRLISPEAVPDPSFGIASGASTSA from the coding sequence ATGGCCACTGCCCTCACCACCGCCACCACCACCGTCACCAAGATCGGCGGCCGCATCGGCGCCGAGATCGGCGGCGTACGGCTCGGCGGCGACCTGCCCGACGGCACCGTCGCCGAGATCCGGTCCGCGCTCCTCGCCCACAAGGTCGTCTTCTTCCGCGGCCAGGACCACCTCGACGAAGCCGGTCACGAAGCCTTCGCCCAGCTGCTCGGCGCGCCCGTCGCGCACCCCACCGTCCCCTCCGCGGACGGCCGTTACGCCCTCGGGATCGACTCCCACCACGGCGCCCGCGCCAACCAGTGGCACACCGACGTCACCTTCGTCCCCGCCTACCCCGCCTTCTCCATCCTCCGCGCCGTCACCATCCCCCCGTACGGCGGCAACACCCTCTGGGCCAACACCGCCACCGCCTACAGCAACCTCCCCGCCCCGCTGCGCGCCCTCGCCGACAGCCTGCGCGCCGTCCACTCCAACGAGTACGACTACGCCGCCCTCAAGCCCGACGCCCTGCCCGAGGCCCTGGCCCAGTACCGCGAGGTGTTCACCTCCACCAAGTTCCTGACCGAGCACCCGGTGGTCCGCGTCCACCCCGAGACCGGCGAACGCACCCTGCTCCTCGGCAACTTCGTCCAGCGGATCAACGGCCTCACCGGCCGCGACTCCCGCACCCTCCAGGACCTCTTCCAGTCGCACATCGAGAGCCCCGAGAACACCGTCCGCTGGCAGTGGCGGGCCGGCGACGTCGCGATCTGGGACAACCGCGCCACCCAGCACTACGGCGTGGACGACTCCGACGACCACGAGCGCACCCTGCGCCGCGTCACCGTCGACGGCGACGTCCCGGTCGGCCCCGACGGCGAGCCCTCCCGTCTGATCAGCCCGGAGGCCGTCCCGGACCCCTCCTTCGGCATCGCCTCCGGCGCCTCCACCTCCGCCTGA